From Synechococcus sp. A10-1-5-1, a single genomic window includes:
- a CDS encoding ligase-associated DNA damage response DEXH box helicase, translated as MSATLQPIQDWFRGQGWTPMAFQEEVWRAYLEGQSGLLQVPTGSGKTYAAVMGPIAEMLERGGKGLRLLVITPLRALSRDLALAIEQPIEAMGWPLRVGIRNGDTSTYERSKQLRTPPEILITTPESLSVLLANPKAPLLFEGLQAVVVDEWHELMGSKRGSQCELCLSWLRRHRPSLRTWAISATIGNLEEAARAALGAEAAKPLIVTAPLQRETAIRSLLPEQIDGFPWGGHLGLRMYEELIAGLDPAISTLLFTNTRNQAERWHQCLRFACPEMEDALALHHSAIDRTEREAIEAAVKAGDLRWVVCTSSLDLGVDFQPVERVVQIGSAKNLARLLQRAGRSAHCPGGTSQVLFMPTNALELLEVSAMRRGLADGLVEHRKPPELPLDVLLQHLVTLACGPGFAPSQELETVRTSWSFRRLSESQWQWCLDFLEHGGQCLGAYPRYRKLVRCQPGSDEPAEDAQPYRYRVLDKTIARHHRFNIGTITADRSVTVRFVRGAVIGHVEEAFIGRLKPGDVFFFAGRQLEFVRLREMTAQVKATSRKSSTVPAWAGGQMALSDLLSQHLRDEVDRCAQGLSDEGELDTPELRALQPLLQRQADLSRIPRREQILLEVCSSREGNHLFVFPFEGRFVHEGIGFLWAWRLARYRPSTITVSINDYGFELLAPKRYPFDELIELHGDELFDVENLDDDLEQALNFSELCRRRFRSIAQVSGLVTQAMPGQNKTGGQLQISAALLFDVFQKHEPSHLLLEQARQEVLEEQLETQRLRAALGRMASSEWLMERTQRPGPLAFPLLVERLNNRLSNESVLDRVQRLIAEATKAER; from the coding sequence ATGAGCGCAACGCTGCAGCCGATTCAGGACTGGTTTCGCGGCCAAGGCTGGACGCCGATGGCCTTTCAAGAGGAGGTCTGGCGGGCCTACCTGGAGGGGCAAAGCGGACTGCTGCAGGTGCCCACTGGCTCAGGCAAGACCTACGCAGCCGTGATGGGTCCCATTGCCGAGATGCTCGAGCGAGGAGGGAAGGGGCTGCGGTTGCTCGTGATCACGCCCCTGCGCGCGCTGTCACGGGACTTGGCCCTGGCGATCGAGCAACCGATCGAGGCGATGGGCTGGCCGCTGCGGGTGGGGATTCGCAATGGCGACACCAGCACCTACGAACGCAGTAAGCAGCTGCGCACCCCCCCTGAAATCCTGATTACGACGCCGGAATCCCTAAGCGTCCTGCTGGCCAACCCGAAGGCACCACTTCTCTTTGAGGGGCTGCAGGCGGTGGTGGTTGACGAGTGGCACGAGCTCATGGGCAGCAAACGGGGGAGCCAGTGCGAGCTCTGCCTGAGCTGGCTCAGGCGCCACCGGCCCAGCCTGCGCACCTGGGCGATCAGCGCAACGATCGGCAACCTGGAGGAGGCGGCACGGGCGGCCCTTGGCGCAGAAGCGGCCAAGCCCCTGATCGTGACGGCACCGCTCCAACGGGAGACGGCCATCCGCAGCCTGTTGCCTGAGCAGATCGATGGGTTCCCTTGGGGAGGGCACCTCGGACTGCGGATGTACGAGGAATTGATTGCCGGGCTGGATCCGGCCATCAGCACCCTGCTGTTCACCAACACCCGCAACCAGGCGGAGCGCTGGCATCAATGTCTGCGCTTTGCCTGCCCGGAGATGGAGGACGCCCTGGCACTCCACCACAGCGCCATCGATCGAACGGAGCGCGAGGCGATCGAGGCGGCGGTCAAGGCCGGTGATCTGCGTTGGGTGGTCTGCACCAGCTCCCTGGACCTCGGCGTGGACTTCCAGCCGGTGGAACGGGTCGTGCAAATCGGCAGTGCCAAGAATCTTGCCCGCTTACTGCAGCGAGCTGGCCGCAGCGCCCACTGCCCAGGGGGCACCTCTCAGGTGCTGTTCATGCCCACCAATGCCCTGGAGTTACTCGAGGTCTCGGCCATGCGGCGGGGACTGGCCGATGGCTTGGTGGAGCACCGCAAACCACCGGAGCTCCCCCTCGATGTCCTGCTTCAGCACCTGGTCACCCTGGCCTGCGGCCCGGGGTTTGCACCGTCCCAGGAGCTGGAGACGGTCCGCACGAGCTGGAGCTTTCGCCGCCTCAGCGAGAGCCAGTGGCAGTGGTGCCTGGACTTTCTTGAGCACGGGGGCCAATGCCTTGGGGCCTACCCCCGCTATCGCAAGTTGGTGCGCTGTCAGCCCGGCAGTGACGAGCCAGCCGAAGACGCTCAGCCCTATCGCTACCGGGTGCTGGACAAGACCATTGCCCGCCACCACCGCTTCAACATCGGCACGATCACCGCGGATCGTTCCGTCACGGTGCGCTTTGTGCGCGGGGCCGTTATCGGCCATGTGGAGGAGGCCTTCATCGGACGGCTGAAGCCAGGGGATGTCTTTTTCTTTGCCGGCCGTCAGTTGGAGTTCGTGCGGCTGCGGGAGATGACAGCCCAGGTCAAAGCCACCAGCCGCAAGAGCTCGACTGTTCCGGCCTGGGCCGGGGGACAGATGGCTCTCTCCGATCTGCTCAGCCAACACCTACGCGACGAGGTCGATCGCTGCGCCCAAGGCCTCAGCGATGAGGGGGAGCTGGACACACCGGAATTGCGGGCACTCCAACCGTTGCTACAGCGCCAAGCCGACCTCTCCCGTATCCCCAGGCGTGAGCAGATCCTGCTGGAGGTCTGCTCCAGCCGCGAAGGAAATCACCTGTTCGTCTTTCCCTTTGAAGGGCGGTTTGTCCATGAAGGCATCGGGTTCCTCTGGGCCTGGCGCTTGGCGCGCTACCGGCCCAGCACGATCACGGTCTCGATCAACGACTACGGCTTTGAACTCCTGGCCCCCAAGCGCTACCCCTTTGATGAATTGATTGAGCTCCATGGCGATGAGCTCTTCGACGTGGAGAACCTCGATGACGACCTCGAGCAGGCCCTGAACTTTTCAGAACTCTGCCGCCGTCGCTTTCGCTCGATCGCCCAGGTCAGCGGCTTGGTCACCCAGGCCATGCCCGGGCAGAACAAAACCGGCGGCCAACTGCAGATCAGTGCTGCCCTGCTCTTTGACGTGTTCCAAAAGCACGAACCCAGTCACCTACTGCTCGAGCAGGCACGACAGGAAGTGCTCGAGGAACAACTGGAAACCCAACGTCTGCGCGCGGCCCTGGGGCGCATGGCCTCCAGTGAATGGCTGATGGAGCGCACCCAACGTCCCGGTCCTCTGGCCTTCCCGTTACTCGTAGAGAGGCTCAACAACCGACTGAGCAATGAGTCCGTTCTCGATCGCGTGCAGCGATTGATTGCCGAAGCCACCAAAGCCGAACGCTGA
- a CDS encoding DUF1651 domain-containing protein, protein MISLEWPEECVVVVAAQEKRDQKRQGRPGSGWLRSACGSKVVRITTIDPTAHAQWCEVVNADLASDGQIQAFHNSRMLRYNAVRLWQNLLRQGWSEVPPQW, encoded by the coding sequence TTGATCTCGCTTGAATGGCCAGAGGAGTGTGTCGTGGTGGTGGCAGCTCAGGAGAAACGCGATCAAAAGCGTCAGGGCCGGCCCGGTTCAGGTTGGTTGCGCTCGGCCTGCGGCAGCAAGGTCGTTCGCATCACCACGATTGATCCCACGGCCCACGCCCAGTGGTGCGAAGTGGTCAACGCCGACCTGGCCAGTGACGGCCAGATCCAGGCGTTCCACAACAGCCGAATGCTCCGCTACAACGCTGTTCGCCTCTGGCAGAACCTCTTGCGACAGGGCTGGAGTGAGGTCCCTCCTCAATGGTGA
- a CDS encoding phosphoribosyltransferase — protein sequence MRTLNWADFDRALERALTRFKSSRFSGVYGVPRGGLVLAVCLSHRLGIPLLEQPQAGCLVVDDIYETGQTVEPFRERSDITTVVWISKVPPLWWQALEIQPGHEWVLFPWENAAAANADELQYRASRTNG from the coding sequence ATGCGCACCCTCAACTGGGCTGACTTTGACCGTGCTCTAGAGAGAGCCCTGACGCGGTTTAAGTCGTCCAGGTTTTCTGGGGTCTATGGGGTCCCCCGCGGTGGACTGGTTCTCGCGGTCTGCCTGAGCCATCGCCTTGGTATTCCGCTGCTCGAACAGCCTCAGGCGGGTTGTCTTGTGGTCGACGACATCTATGAGACCGGGCAGACCGTTGAGCCGTTTCGCGAGCGCTCGGACATCACCACAGTCGTCTGGATCAGCAAGGTCCCTCCGCTGTGGTGGCAAGCCCTCGAGATCCAGCCAGGCCATGAATGGGTGCTCTTCCCCTGGGAGAACGCCGCGGCGGCCAATGCGGATGAACTGCAATACCGCGCCTCCCGCACCAATGGCTAA
- a CDS encoding nucleoside 2-deoxyribosyltransferase: MAKPTLYLASPYGFSSHWRSRLLPDFVEALEHLGLEVWEPFSRNGQVDLAQPGWAWRVAQADLQDVRDADALLAIVNGTPPDEGVMLELGAAIALGKPVFLYRDDFRRCSDSEDYPLNLMVFSGLPQQGWQNWLYGSIEELQAPGKALVQWLNVWRSSEI; the protein is encoded by the coding sequence ATGGCTAAACCAACGCTCTATTTGGCCTCCCCCTACGGCTTCTCCAGCCACTGGAGGTCCAGACTGCTGCCCGATTTTGTCGAGGCCCTGGAGCACCTTGGACTCGAGGTCTGGGAGCCGTTCTCCCGCAACGGGCAAGTGGACCTGGCCCAACCTGGCTGGGCCTGGCGGGTTGCCCAGGCCGATCTCCAGGACGTACGCGACGCCGACGCCCTCCTCGCCATCGTCAATGGAACGCCTCCAGACGAGGGGGTGATGCTTGAACTGGGCGCAGCGATTGCCCTCGGAAAACCCGTCTTCCTTTATCGCGATGACTTCCGCCGCTGCAGCGATTCAGAGGACTATCCCCTGAATCTGATGGTCTTTAGCGGCTTGCCCCAACAGGGCTGGCAAAACTGGCTCTACGGATCGATCGAAGAACTCCAGGCCCCCGGAAAAGCCTTGGTGCAATGGCTCAATGTCTGGAGGTCAAGCGAGATCTAG
- a CDS encoding gamma-glutamylcyclotransferase, protein MGGASSGTDYVGLVFVYGTLKRGERYHEELGGAIFEGSAELRGLELYNLGPFPMAISNAQAQTPVRGEIYRVTTQQLQALDRFEGAPRLYQRELRSLLDGRRAWVYLGSPQQVRFVQAIPSGSWSESDRHQQASRRGHGHGPGNNGSR, encoded by the coding sequence ATGGGTGGAGCCAGCAGTGGCACTGATTATGTCGGCCTGGTGTTCGTCTACGGCACCCTCAAGCGAGGCGAGCGCTATCACGAAGAACTAGGCGGGGCCATCTTTGAAGGGAGTGCAGAGCTGAGGGGACTAGAGCTCTACAACCTTGGGCCCTTTCCAATGGCAATCAGCAATGCCCAAGCCCAGACCCCAGTGCGCGGGGAGATCTACAGAGTCACCACGCAGCAACTCCAGGCACTGGATCGCTTCGAGGGGGCGCCTCGGCTCTATCAGCGCGAGCTGCGCTCGTTACTGGATGGTCGGAGAGCCTGGGTGTATCTCGGGAGTCCCCAGCAAGTGAGGTTTGTGCAAGCCATTCCCAGCGGGAGCTGGAGCGAGTCAGACCGCCACCAACAAGCATCCCGGCGGGGGCATGGCCATGGACCTGGAAACAACGGTTCAAGGTGA
- a CDS encoding glutathione S-transferase family protein, translated as MALTLFGGARSRASMPRWYLEEKGIPYTWQLLDMEAGEHRQEPFTAINPFAKVPALVDEDPALPSGRLQLFESGAILLYLAERFGGECQTAAERGLAQQWVLFANATLATALFVPSNREREFPRLMDVLDRKLAEGPLMGDDWGVADCAVNAYLAYLPIFFPQIDLSPYPHVQATIAATQQRPAYQRGMGQR; from the coding sequence ATGGCCCTCACCCTGTTCGGCGGCGCCCGCAGCCGTGCCTCCATGCCTCGCTGGTACCTCGAGGAGAAGGGGATCCCCTACACCTGGCAACTGCTGGATATGGAAGCCGGGGAGCACCGCCAAGAACCGTTCACGGCCATTAACCCCTTCGCCAAGGTGCCGGCGTTGGTGGATGAGGATCCAGCTCTCCCCTCGGGCCGTCTGCAACTGTTTGAAAGCGGCGCGATCCTGCTCTATCTGGCAGAGCGCTTCGGTGGGGAGTGCCAAACCGCAGCAGAGCGTGGCTTGGCGCAGCAGTGGGTGCTGTTTGCCAATGCGACGCTGGCTACCGCCCTCTTTGTCCCCTCCAACCGCGAGCGGGAATTCCCCCGCCTGATGGACGTGCTGGATCGCAAGCTGGCAGAGGGTCCGCTGATGGGCGACGACTGGGGAGTCGCCGACTGCGCGGTGAACGCCTACCTGGCCTACCTACCAATCTTCTTTCCGCAAATTGACCTGAGCCCCTACCCCCACGTTCAGGCGACCATCGCAGCGACTCAACAACGGCCCGCCTACCAACGGGGCATGGGTCAGCGTTGA
- the pdeM gene encoding ligase-associated DNA damage response endonuclease PdeM, whose translation MSQHETLIWGDSRLELLPQRAAWDPERRALLIADLHLGKAESFQVQGIPLPSDGDQGNLNRLLELSSTLGALQVLVLGDLIHSRLGLTSELQQKLSALPELMGCELLLVGGNHDRGAVFPSLRAQPSLQLGSWWLSHEPERPPAEGLLNICGHLHPVALLGQGSDRMRLPCFGLDQINHRLLLPAFGDLTGGHPAPAGLERWVIAEDQVLKLPA comes from the coding sequence TTGAGCCAGCACGAAACCCTGATCTGGGGCGACAGCCGATTGGAGTTGCTGCCCCAGCGTGCGGCCTGGGATCCCGAACGACGGGCCCTGCTGATCGCTGATCTGCACCTTGGGAAGGCCGAGAGTTTCCAGGTTCAGGGCATCCCCTTACCCAGTGATGGGGACCAGGGGAACCTCAATCGGCTGCTGGAGCTCAGTTCAACGCTGGGAGCCCTGCAGGTGCTCGTCCTTGGTGACCTGATCCATAGTCGTCTTGGCCTGACCAGCGAACTCCAGCAAAAGCTCTCAGCTCTCCCCGAACTGATGGGCTGCGAACTGCTCCTGGTCGGCGGAAACCATGATCGCGGAGCCGTCTTCCCCTCCCTTCGGGCGCAACCCTCACTTCAACTTGGGTCCTGGTGGCTCAGCCATGAACCGGAACGACCGCCAGCAGAGGGACTGCTGAACATCTGCGGCCATCTCCATCCCGTGGCGCTCCTGGGGCAGGGCTCCGATCGCATGCGACTGCCCTGTTTTGGCCTCGACCAGATCAATCATCGGCTGCTGCTGCCGGCCTTCGGGGATCTCACCGGAGGACATCCCGCCCCAGCCGGACTGGAGCGTTGGGTGATCGCCGAGGACCAGGTGCTGAAGCTGCCGGCCTAG
- a CDS encoding CBS domain-containing protein produces MVVERRVSEVMTTPVSSVTSETPLQKAVQLMSDHHISGLPVVDGNGALLGELTEQDLMVRESGFDAGPYVMLLDAVIYLRNPLQWDKQVHQVLGNSVGEVMSQNPHTCSADTLLPEAARLLHEKGTQRLFVLDEQKRPLGVLTRGDVVRALASA; encoded by the coding sequence ATGGTCGTTGAACGCCGGGTCTCCGAAGTGATGACCACGCCCGTCAGCAGCGTCACCAGCGAGACACCACTTCAGAAGGCGGTGCAACTGATGAGCGACCACCACATCAGTGGCTTGCCCGTCGTGGATGGCAACGGCGCCCTGCTCGGCGAACTGACGGAGCAGGACCTGATGGTGCGCGAGAGCGGCTTTGATGCGGGCCCCTACGTGATGCTGCTGGATGCGGTGATCTATCTGCGCAACCCACTGCAGTGGGATAAGCAGGTGCATCAGGTGTTGGGCAATAGCGTTGGCGAGGTGATGAGCCAGAACCCCCACACCTGCAGCGCGGACACCCTGCTCCCTGAGGCGGCACGCCTGCTGCATGAGAAAGGCACCCAACGGCTGTTTGTCCTCGACGAGCAGAAGCGTCCGCTGGGGGTGCTGACCCGCGGCGATGTGGTGCGGGCGCTGGCTTCGGCCTGA
- a CDS encoding CDP-alcohol phosphatidyltransferase family protein: MPHPPLSRRLADGLTIGRAAIGLPLILALSQGNGWLAWWLLLLGGLSDAADGWLARRAGGGSVWGARLDPLTDKILILAPLLWLGAAGALPLWAIWLLLARELLISGWRAGQGSGGPASWGGKAKTILQFAALLLLLWPGGGDELLNSLGFWLFWPSLVLALSSAWGYVKAPAADRLS; the protein is encoded by the coding sequence ATGCCGCACCCACCCCTCAGCCGCCGGCTCGCTGATGGTCTGACCATCGGTCGCGCCGCCATCGGCCTGCCCTTGATCCTGGCCCTGAGCCAGGGCAACGGCTGGTTGGCCTGGTGGCTACTGCTTTTAGGGGGCCTCAGCGATGCTGCCGACGGCTGGCTAGCCCGAAGGGCAGGGGGCGGGTCAGTTTGGGGGGCACGGCTTGACCCCTTAACCGACAAGATCCTGATATTGGCCCCGCTGCTCTGGCTCGGTGCCGCCGGCGCCCTGCCGCTCTGGGCCATCTGGCTGCTGCTGGCCCGTGAACTATTGATCTCCGGCTGGCGTGCGGGACAAGGCAGCGGTGGCCCGGCCTCCTGGGGAGGCAAGGCCAAGACAATCCTGCAGTTCGCTGCTCTGCTGCTCTTGCTCTGGCCCGGCGGCGGAGACGAGCTGCTGAACAGCCTCGGGTTCTGGCTGTTCTGGCCCTCGCTCGTGCTCGCCCTGAGCTCAGCCTGGGGCTACGTCAAAGCGCCAGCAGCTGATCGTCTGAGCTGA
- a CDS encoding NAD-dependent epimerase/dehydratase family protein, which produces MKILVMGGTRFVGRPLVQQLQDAGHALTLFTRGKNPVPAGVEHLRGDRSTAEGLSALAGRQFDVIVDSSGRTVADSRSVVEVTGAPTHRFVYVSSAGVYADSELWPLTETSPTDPESRHSGKLDTEAWLTAEKIPFTSFRPTYIVGAGNYNPVESWFFDRIVHGRPVPLPGDGSTITQLGHVNDLATAMALSIGVDAATNRIYNCSSAQGISFRGLVAAAARACGKDPASVEIRSFDPGSLDKKARKAFPLRMAHFLTDIHRVQRELAWTPQYDVERSLADSYSNDYAKRMPTSPDFSSDDQLLAL; this is translated from the coding sequence ATGAAGATCCTGGTGATGGGCGGGACCCGCTTCGTTGGGCGTCCCCTGGTGCAACAGCTGCAGGACGCCGGTCATGCCTTGACCCTGTTCACCCGCGGCAAGAACCCCGTCCCCGCTGGTGTCGAGCACCTCCGCGGGGACCGCAGCACAGCTGAGGGGCTCTCGGCTCTGGCCGGTCGTCAATTCGATGTGATCGTCGACAGCTCCGGGCGCACCGTTGCCGATAGTCGCTCCGTGGTGGAGGTGACGGGAGCCCCGACCCATCGCTTTGTCTACGTCAGCTCCGCCGGCGTCTACGCCGACAGCGAGTTGTGGCCGCTGACGGAGACCTCCCCGACCGATCCCGAGAGCCGCCACAGCGGCAAGCTCGACACCGAGGCCTGGCTGACGGCAGAGAAGATCCCCTTCACCAGCTTCCGGCCCACTTACATCGTTGGCGCCGGCAACTACAACCCCGTCGAGAGCTGGTTCTTCGATCGGATTGTTCATGGACGGCCCGTCCCCCTACCCGGTGATGGCAGCACCATCACCCAGCTGGGTCATGTCAATGACCTGGCGACGGCGATGGCCCTGAGCATCGGGGTCGATGCGGCGACGAATCGGATCTACAACTGCTCCAGCGCCCAGGGCATCAGTTTCCGTGGACTGGTGGCCGCCGCCGCTCGGGCCTGCGGCAAGGACCCGGCCTCGGTCGAGATCCGCAGCTTTGATCCCGGCAGTCTCGACAAAAAGGCCCGCAAGGCCTTCCCCCTGCGCATGGCTCACTTCCTGACTGACATCCACCGGGTGCAGCGCGAGCTGGCTTGGACGCCGCAATACGACGTCGAGCGCTCCCTCGCCGATAGCTACAGCAATGACTACGCCAAGCGCATGCCGACCAGCCCGGACTTCAGCTCAGACGATCAGCTGCTGGCGCTTTGA
- a CDS encoding Coq4 family protein, with product MGRFSEVLRSLNNLKLLAAVGRSGGELSNIADLVDNFLGSPQMDDCIRRFRELPGGAALMDGRFPPLQPPIDRLEKLPSGTLGREYARLILKLGYDPEFFRPRPIESDGQWLTQRIATTHDVHHVISGFGTERAGETGVLAITAAQIGFPAYVLLTSASQLANFRLKLEEFESISRATAHGYAIARQAHCLAIARWEEGWEKPISQWRQELGIVDPADGEPYGLAQQLSEP from the coding sequence ATGGGGCGATTCAGCGAGGTCCTGCGTTCCCTCAACAACCTCAAACTGCTGGCGGCCGTAGGCCGCAGCGGCGGTGAACTGAGCAACATCGCCGATCTGGTGGACAACTTCCTCGGAAGCCCCCAGATGGACGACTGCATCCGCCGCTTCCGCGAACTCCCCGGTGGGGCCGCGCTGATGGATGGACGCTTCCCGCCCCTGCAACCGCCCATCGATCGACTGGAAAAGCTCCCTTCCGGAACCCTCGGGCGTGAGTACGCCCGCCTGATCCTCAAGCTGGGCTATGACCCGGAGTTCTTCCGTCCCCGGCCGATCGAAAGCGACGGGCAGTGGCTGACCCAGCGCATTGCCACCACCCACGACGTCCATCACGTCATCAGCGGCTTCGGCACCGAACGGGCCGGTGAGACCGGCGTCTTGGCCATCACCGCCGCGCAGATCGGCTTTCCTGCCTACGTCCTGCTCACCAGCGCCAGCCAACTGGCGAACTTCCGCCTGAAACTCGAGGAGTTCGAGAGCATCAGCCGCGCCACCGCCCACGGCTATGCCATCGCGCGCCAGGCCCACTGCCTGGCCATCGCCCGCTGGGAAGAGGGCTGGGAGAAGCCAATCAGCCAATGGCGCCAGGAGCTGGGGATCGTGGATCCGGCTGATGGCGAGCCCTACGGACTAGCCCAGCAGCTCTCTGAGCCATGA
- the hisA gene encoding 1-(5-phosphoribosyl)-5-[(5-phosphoribosylamino)methylideneamino]imidazole-4-carboxamide isomerase, giving the protein MQIIPAIDLLDGHCVRLHQGDYGQVTRFNDDPVAQALDWQRQGAERLHLVDLDGAKTGQPVNDQAVKAITSALSIPVQLGGGVRSAERAEELLQCGLDRVILGTVAIEKPELVKELAGRHPGKVVVGIDAKDGLVATRGWVETSTVQATELAKSFEGSGVAAIISTDIATDGTLAGPNIEALRAMAEASSIPVIASGGIGTLEDILSLLSIAPLGVSGVIVGRALYDGAVDLAEALQAIGPERLQDALNPPTGSITV; this is encoded by the coding sequence ATGCAGATCATCCCCGCCATCGACCTGCTGGATGGCCATTGCGTTCGGCTGCATCAGGGTGATTACGGCCAGGTCACACGCTTCAACGATGACCCGGTGGCCCAAGCACTCGACTGGCAACGGCAGGGGGCAGAGCGCCTGCACCTGGTGGATCTCGATGGCGCCAAGACCGGTCAACCGGTGAATGACCAGGCAGTCAAAGCAATCACCTCGGCCCTTTCCATCCCGGTGCAACTGGGCGGTGGGGTCCGCAGCGCCGAACGGGCTGAGGAACTGCTGCAATGCGGTCTCGATCGCGTGATCCTCGGCACCGTCGCCATCGAGAAGCCCGAGCTCGTGAAGGAGCTCGCCGGCCGCCACCCGGGAAAGGTCGTGGTCGGAATCGACGCTAAGGATGGTCTGGTGGCCACCCGCGGATGGGTCGAAACCAGCACCGTTCAAGCCACGGAACTGGCCAAAAGCTTTGAGGGCAGCGGCGTTGCCGCGATCATCAGCACTGACATCGCCACCGATGGCACCCTGGCCGGTCCCAACATCGAAGCCCTGCGCGCCATGGCGGAGGCCAGCAGTATTCCGGTGATCGCCTCCGGCGGCATTGGCACCCTCGAGGACATCCTCTCGTTGCTCTCCATTGCACCGCTTGGGGTCAGCGGTGTGATCGTCGGGCGAGCCCTCTATGACGGCGCGGTCGATCTAGCGGAAGCACTCCAGGCCATAGGACCTGAGCGCCTCCAGGACGCACTCAATCCGCCTACGGGTTCTATAACGGTGTAA
- a CDS encoding transcriptional repressor, with the protein MRLSRQRRMVLELLWDERDHLSARDIFERLNAKGRNIGHTSVYQNLEALQSAGVIECLDRANGRLCGYRSDPHSHITCLDSGSIQDLDVELPADLLDRIEEQTGYRIESYTLNLSGRRR; encoded by the coding sequence ATGCGGCTTTCGCGCCAGCGGCGGATGGTCCTTGAACTGCTCTGGGATGAGCGGGATCACCTCAGCGCCCGCGACATCTTCGAGCGCTTGAATGCCAAGGGCCGCAACATCGGCCACACCTCGGTCTACCAAAACCTCGAGGCGCTGCAGAGCGCAGGGGTGATCGAATGCCTTGATCGCGCCAACGGTCGCCTCTGCGGCTACCGCAGCGATCCCCACAGCCACATCACTTGTCTGGACTCAGGCTCGATTCAGGACCTGGATGTGGAACTACCAGCCGATCTGCTGGATCGCATTGAAGAGCAAACCGGATATCGCATCGAGAGCTACACCCTCAATCTCAGCGGTCGCCGGCGTTAA